From Leptospira brenneri:
AGAGGTTGTGGATTCATTTATAGAACCAACCTATTCGATTGAATACAAAAACAAACATTGATTAAGCGAACTATCCACCTGAACCAACCTATTCATTGTTCAATGGTATTTTTTATAATCATTATGATTCTAATTATAAAAAATACTTTTTCCTTTTTTATCACACATATGTTTTTTTTATTGCAAATGAATCATAAAGAGATGTCATTCTTTCTCAGTTCTTAATTTCGGAACATTGTTCTTATAACAAAGTTCCCACAAAATAGAAACGAGGAAACAGATGACAACTTCAGTTCTTAGAAATCCTTCCGTTGTAGTGATCGGTGCTGGTATGACTGGCATCCTACTTGCGATCGAACTCGAAAAAGCAGGAATCACTGACGTAACCATAATCGAGAAAAAAAATGACTTAGGGGGAACTTGGAGAGAAAATACTTATCCTGGTGTTGCCTGTGACATTCCAGCTCATATGTATACCTATAGTTTTGAACCAAATCCTGAGTGGAGTCACCGATTTGCTCATGGAGATGAAATTCAAAGTTACTTCAAACGTGTGAGTGATACCTATAAGGTAACACCAAGAATCCATTTTAACGAAGCAGTTACAGAAGCATCATATAACAATGGAAAGTGGACAACAAAAACAAGTAAGGGAAAAACTTATGTTTCCGATTTTCTGATTTCAGCCACAGGAATTTTACACCACCCTGCTCGTCCCAATATCCAAGGACTTGATTCTTTCCAAGGAAAATGTTTTCATACTGCAGAATGGGATCATTCCGTAGACTTAAAAGGAAAACGAATTGGAATCATCGGAACTGGTTCCACTGCGGCCCAAGTCATTCCTGAAATTATGAAACAAGGTAGTAAAGTCTCTGTTTTCCAAAGAACCCCACAATGGATTGTTGAAATTCCAGATGTAAATTATTCTGAAAAAGACAAACAAAGATGGAGAAAAGATAAAACGATTTTAAAAAGACTTCATAAATGGTACACCTTTGCTGTAGAACAAACTTTTTCCAAAGCAGTGATCGGTAAAAAAATCCCTCATATGCTGATGAGTTTTCTCTGCAAAAAAAATCTTAAAAAATCAATCAAAGATCCTTCCCTTCGTAAAAAACTAACTCCAAACTACAGAGTGGGTTGCAAACGAGTGATTGTGAACTCCACTTTCTATGATGCCATCCAAAAACCCAATGCTGATTTAGTTACAGAGGGAATCGAAAAAATTACAGATAAGGGAGTGGTAACGAAAGACGGAAAACTTCATGAACTAGATGTGCTCATCCTAGCAACAGGATTTAACCCATTTAATTTTATGAGACCAATGAACCTAACAGGGAAAAATGGAGTTTCTATCGATACAGTTTGGAAAAAGAAAGTCCAAGCATACAGGTCTCTATTCATCCCTCACCTTCCCAATTTCGTTCTGATGCTTGGACCCAACACTCCTATTGGAAATTTTTCTGTAATTGCTATGAGTGAAGTCCAAACCAAATATGTGATGAAAATCATCCAAGATTGGAGAATGAAAAAATTTGATGAAATCGAAACAACAGAAGAAGCTCTAAAACAATTTGCCGCTTACCTAAAAGCAGGAATGGGAAAAACAGTATGGCTCGGTGGTTGCCAAAGTTGGTATTTAGATCCTGATGGAGATCCGGCAATGTGGCCATATACTTGGAAACAATGGGAAAAGGAAATGAAAACACCCAACTACAAGGACTTTGCCCTAAAAACATTTTAGTTTCAGTTTTAAGCCAAATACAACATTTTGCCGGTATAACCCTATACCGGCTTTTTTATTTCAGAATATTCGAATTATCATTTTCTTATTTTTTGATGTGCCTCGCAAATTCAAAAGAATATCTAAATCCTAAACTGTACTTGCGATCCCGCTCTCCGTTCCAATCTTTGCATCCGCAAAGGATTTCCACTCCGATCGGTGGCTGGAACGAGAGCCTATACGCTTTCAGTCTATAATTTGAATGAAAAAACTCGGATTTTTTCTTCCGTCTAAAACAGAAACCAAAGTCTCCAGAACTTCTTTAGAAACTCCTACACAACCTGAAGTTGGTTTGTCCTCATTCCATACATGAAGAAAGATCATACTGCCAAAACCAGGAACTGCTGGGGGTTTGGTATTGTGCTCAATCACAATGAATAAATCATAAATATAGGAATCCCAAAGAGGAACTCCTCCTTTTTCATATTTGGAAATGAGTTGGTTATAATTTTTGGAATTTGGGTGATCACTCCAATGGTGGTATTTTCGAATTTGAGTGTATTCTAAATTACGAATTTTCTCTCTTTTCTGTTTTCCTAAAATTCTTTGGATGGGAAAAACGCCAGAAGGAGTGTTTCCATCCCCTTCCCTTTTGTTTTCCTGAAAAATAAGTCCATTCCTTCCCAACCTGACAGGAATTTTTTCTAGAATCGTAACCCATTCCCCATCCTCCAAAGTATAAACATCCAATTGGCCAGAGTTTTCCTTTGGATTTGCCGTCACAAAAACGATCTGTTCTGAGTCCCAATGCACGTTTTTCGGTGTAGATTCTCCCAAGATTGGCAAAGGAAAGCTGATCCAAAAAGCAAAAAAACAGAAAAGAACAGTGATAGAATTCGTTTTTAGGGATGGAATTGGTTTGGATTTAAGGGGGAAGCCTAAGATGTTGGAGAAAATGGAAAAAGCAGTTAGGATTTTCGGAGAGTCGATGGGTGTAAAACTCTTAAGATGATTCGAATGGCTCCCCCTGCTGGGCTCGAACCAGCGACCCAATGATTAACAGTCATTTGCTCTACCGACTGAGCTAAAGGGGAATCTCGAATCTGGTGACCATGCTACGTAGGAAGGCCGCTAGGTCAATGAAAAAAAATATTATGACTCAAAAGAAATTTTGAAAAAATTCTAATAAATCAGGGAACCGTGGCTTAAAAAATGGATGTTTCCAACTTAAGATACCTTCATTGTGACATAATCCTCTCCACTCCTGGTAGGGGAAAAAAATAGAAATTGTATATGTTGTTGTAGATGGGGTCTGCATGAAAATTGAGAGGCATTTTACCAAAGGGAATAAGGGTCTTTACCCGAATTTAACTTGGGTCCGTAAGGATTCTAAAATTACGAATACGGACGGGTCCGTTGTATTTGAAGCCAACGGAGTGGAAGTTCCGGATTTTTGGTCGCAAGTAGCAACAGATATCCTCGCGCAGAAATACTTTCGAAGAAAAGGTGTTCCCAAATATTTAAAGAAAGTTTCGGAAAAAGGAATTCCTGAATGGTTACAACGTTCAGTTCCCGATGATGAAAAACTTTCCGCTCTCAATCCAGAAGATCGTTTTGTAGGAGAATCTGATTCCAAACAAGTTTTCCATCGTCTTGCGGGATGTTGGACCTATTGGGGATATAAATACGGATATTTTACAGATGAGGACAGTGCTCGTGTCTTCTATGAAGAAGTTATTTTTATGCTCGCAAGCCAAATGGCGGCACCCAATTCCCCACAGTGGTTCAATACGGGTCTTCACTGGGCTTATGGAATTGATGGAAAGTCACAAGGGCATTACTATGTGGATCCAAAATCAGGGAAACTCGTACGATCAGCCTCTTCTTACGAACACCCACAACCCCACGCATGTTTCATCCAATCTGTGGATGATGATTTAGTCAACGAAGGCGGAATCATGGACCTTTGGGTTCGTGAAGCTCGTCTTTTCAAATACGGATCAGGAACAGGAACTAACTTTTCTAACTTACGTGCTGCCAATGAATCTCTTTCTGGTGGTGGTAAAAGCTCTGGGCTTATGTCCTTCCTTAAAATCGGGGACCGAGCTGCTGGTGCGATCAAATCAGGAGGAACCACTCGTCGTGCAGCGAAGATGGTTTGTCTGGATATGGATCACCCTGACATTGAAGAATTCATCGATTGGAAAGTACAAGAAGAGAAAAAAGTGGCTTCCCTTGTTACGGGATCCATTCTCAACAACCGCCTTCTCAATGATATTATGAGTGCTTGCACTTCCGCCAAACAAACACTTGGTGAGGGAGCATACGACCCAACTGCCAATTTAGATCTCAAAAAAGCGATCCAAAAAGCAAGAAAGGCATTTGTTCCAGACAACTATATCAAACGAGTGATTGACCTTTCCAAACAAGGTTACAAAGACCTACTCTTTGAAGAATTAACCACTGACTGGCAATCCGAAGCATACAATACAGTTTCTGGACAAAATTCCAATAACTCAGTTCGAATCACAAACGAGTTTATGGAAGCTGTGGAAAAGGATCTTCCTTTCCAACTCTATAATAGAACCGAAAAAGAAAAAGCTAAGGCTGCGGGCCGGGATGCAAAACCGTCCAAAACGCTACGGGCTCGTGACCTTTGGGAAAGAATTGCCAATGCTGCATGGAACTCTGCTGACCCAGGAACGCAGTATCACAGCACCATCAACGAATGGCATACTTGTCCAGAGGACGGCGCCATCAATGCGTCCAATCCATGTTCTGAGTACATGTTCCTTGACAATACAGCATGTAACTTAGCTTCGGCGAATCTTGTTAAATTCTTAAAAGAAGATGGATCCTTTGACGTAGCAGGATACCGATACTTAAACAAAGTTTGGACGATCATTTTAGAAGTGTCTGTGCTGATGGCTCAGTTTCCTTCCAGAGAGATTGCAGAACTTTCCTACAAGTTTAGAACTTTAGGACTCGGATATGCGAACCTTGGTTCTCTTCTGATGATCATGGGAATTCCTTATGACTCACAAGAAGCCATGGCAGTGACGGGAGCCATTTCTTCCATCATGCATATGAGTTCTTACGCAACTTCTGCAGAGATGGCAAAAGAACTAGGACCATTTGCAGGATACGAAAAAAACAAAGAGCATATGCTCCGAGTGATTCGTAACCATAGACGTGCCGCTTACAACGCACCGAAAGAAGAATACGAAGGTCTTACCATCACTCCAGTGGGAATCAATCCATCGTTTCTCCCTTCTTACCTACTAGAAGCGGCAAAAGAAGATTCTGACAGAGCATTAGAGCTTGGTGAATTGTATGGATATCGCAACGCACAAGTAACAGTGATTGCACCAACAGGAACAATCGGACTTGTGATGGACTGTGATACCACCGGAATTGAACCAGACTTTGCTCTTGTGAAATACAAAAAATTGGCTGGTGGTGGTTATTTCAAAATCATCAACCAATCGGTTCCAGCGGCACTTAAAAAACTCGGGTACAGCCAAGCGGAACAAGATGCCATTGTGAACTACTGTAAAGGCCATGCTACTTTCAACGGAGCTCCTGGTGTGAACACGGCTCGTTTGAAAGAAAAAGGTTTTACAGAAGACGTATTGGAAAAACTCGAAAAACAACTTCCGTTTGTTTTCGATATTCAATTTGCATTCAACAAATTCACATTAGGCGAAGATTTCCTTTCTAAAACATTGGGAATTGATCCAAACGTATATAATTCCATGGGTTTTAACCTTTTGGAGACACTCGGATTTTCTGCAGAAGAAATCACCCAGGCAAATGATTATGTTTGTGGAACGATGACCATCGAAAATGCACCTTTCATCAAAGAGAAGGACTTAGCAGTTTTTGATTGTGCTAACAAATGTGGGAAATATGGAAAACGTTTCTTATCTTATCAATCACATATCCGAATTATGGCTGCGGCTCAACCATTCATTTCGGGTGCGATCTCCAAAACGATCAACCTTCCTGAGGAGGCAACCATCGAGGATGTAAAAAATGCATACCTCATGTCCTGGAAAGTGATGATCAAAGCAAACGCACTTTACCGTGACGGATCAAAACTTTCACAACCACTTAACTCCGTATTCCAGTTGTTAAGTGCTGTGGGAGAAGAAGAGGAAGAACTCCAAACTTCCGCTGCTCCGAAAACGGTAACGGAAGTTGCAGAGAAACTAGTGTATAAATACATTGCGGAAAGGAGAAAACTCCCACACCGCCGTGCAGGTTATACACAAAAAGCAATGGTAGGTGGTCACAAAGTATATCTTCGCACAGGAGAATACGAAGATGGCCAACTCGGTGAAATCTTTATCGATATGCATAAAGAAGGAGCGGCTTTCCGTTCTTTAATGAATGCATTTGCGATTGCGGTTTCTCTTGGTCTTCAACATGGAGTTCCGTTAGAAGAATTTGTAGAAGCATTCACTTTCTTCAAATTCGAACCAAACGGTATGGTTTCTGGCAACCCTCATATTAAGATGTCAACCTCTGTGATCGATTACATCTTTAGAGAACTTGCCATCACTTACCTGGGAAGATACGACTTGGCACAAGTATCTCCAGAAGATTTGAGAACAGATGAAGTAGGAAGAAAGGCAGAACCAGCAACAAAGGATCTCGGGGGAAAGCAGGAAAGTAGCGGACTTCGTGTTCCGATACAAGTGGCTCCTATTTCGATGAAGTCTGTTTTGGAAGAGAAACCAGAAGCAGTTGCCGTTGCAGGTGGATCAACCCAACCAACAGCAGCTCAATCAGCAGCAGCAACTCTGAAAATCATAGCGGAAGCCAGAACCAAAGGTTATACAGGAGATTCCTGTACAGAATGCGGTTCCTTCCAAATGGTTCGTAACGGAGCTTGCCTCAAGTGTATCTCTTGCGGTTCCACTACTGGTTGTTCGTAAAACAAAAACCAACTTTTTACAAATCCCGTTGTATCCAATGACGGGATTCATTTGATTTCTAAAAAAGGCCCGAAGTTCTTCGGGTCTTTTTCTTTATATGGTGACTCTAAAAAAACAAATAAAAGAAATATGGGAATCCCAAATAGACCTTCGGTTTTGTATTTTAAATTTTTATTGAATTAGCTGAAATTATGGAACCGGCGCTGGTTCAATCGAAGTTTCTTCTGCTTTGGGTGCACTACCACCTAACTGATTCAAGTTGGGGAGATCCACTTTAGGAGAAGAAAAGGTTCCACGAATCGGGATACAAGTTTTCCCTCCTTCTTGGGGAAGAAGTGCAACCATACCGACTAGATCTTGGCGCTCTTGGGCAAACTTTTCCGTAAGAGTAAAACATACTTTTAAATCCAATTGTGAAAAAGACAAGGTATCCGAAAGACGAACCACACCTTGGAATTGGAATTTTGCTAGAGAAGATTCTAAGCTACCTCTTTCCACGAGTAACTTTCCAGAACGAATTTTAAAAACAAGATTTGCCTTGCGAATGTCAGTTCCTTTCAAACTTCCGAGAAAGGGAATCTCTGCAGATTCTTTGATTTTACCACCAGAAAGGTCAATCTCCCCTTCTCCATTCCACTTGGTAATTTTATCATCAAGAGGAGCAATGCGAAGCGGAAGGTCCAAGGTTTGTGCACTAAAAACCCACTCACTTCCCTCAAAATTAAAATACCCAATATTGGC
This genomic window contains:
- a CDS encoding flavin-containing monooxygenase produces the protein MTTSVLRNPSVVVIGAGMTGILLAIELEKAGITDVTIIEKKNDLGGTWRENTYPGVACDIPAHMYTYSFEPNPEWSHRFAHGDEIQSYFKRVSDTYKVTPRIHFNEAVTEASYNNGKWTTKTSKGKTYVSDFLISATGILHHPARPNIQGLDSFQGKCFHTAEWDHSVDLKGKRIGIIGTGSTAAQVIPEIMKQGSKVSVFQRTPQWIVEIPDVNYSEKDKQRWRKDKTILKRLHKWYTFAVEQTFSKAVIGKKIPHMLMSFLCKKNLKKSIKDPSLRKKLTPNYRVGCKRVIVNSTFYDAIQKPNADLVTEGIEKITDKGVVTKDGKLHELDVLILATGFNPFNFMRPMNLTGKNGVSIDTVWKKKVQAYRSLFIPHLPNFVLMLGPNTPIGNFSVIAMSEVQTKYVMKIIQDWRMKKFDEIETTEEALKQFAAYLKAGMGKTVWLGGCQSWYLDPDGDPAMWPYTWKQWEKEMKTPNYKDFALKTF
- a CDS encoding L,D-transpeptidase family protein translates to MHWDSEQIVFVTANPKENSGQLDVYTLEDGEWVTILEKIPVRLGRNGLIFQENKREGDGNTPSGVFPIQRILGKQKREKIRNLEYTQIRKYHHWSDHPNSKNYNQLISKYEKGGVPLWDSYIYDLFIVIEHNTKPPAVPGFGSMIFLHVWNEDKPTSGCVGVSKEVLETLVSVLDGRKNPSFFIQIID
- a CDS encoding vitamin B12-dependent ribonucleotide reductase; this translates as MKIERHFTKGNKGLYPNLTWVRKDSKITNTDGSVVFEANGVEVPDFWSQVATDILAQKYFRRKGVPKYLKKVSEKGIPEWLQRSVPDDEKLSALNPEDRFVGESDSKQVFHRLAGCWTYWGYKYGYFTDEDSARVFYEEVIFMLASQMAAPNSPQWFNTGLHWAYGIDGKSQGHYYVDPKSGKLVRSASSYEHPQPHACFIQSVDDDLVNEGGIMDLWVREARLFKYGSGTGTNFSNLRAANESLSGGGKSSGLMSFLKIGDRAAGAIKSGGTTRRAAKMVCLDMDHPDIEEFIDWKVQEEKKVASLVTGSILNNRLLNDIMSACTSAKQTLGEGAYDPTANLDLKKAIQKARKAFVPDNYIKRVIDLSKQGYKDLLFEELTTDWQSEAYNTVSGQNSNNSVRITNEFMEAVEKDLPFQLYNRTEKEKAKAAGRDAKPSKTLRARDLWERIANAAWNSADPGTQYHSTINEWHTCPEDGAINASNPCSEYMFLDNTACNLASANLVKFLKEDGSFDVAGYRYLNKVWTIILEVSVLMAQFPSREIAELSYKFRTLGLGYANLGSLLMIMGIPYDSQEAMAVTGAISSIMHMSSYATSAEMAKELGPFAGYEKNKEHMLRVIRNHRRAAYNAPKEEYEGLTITPVGINPSFLPSYLLEAAKEDSDRALELGELYGYRNAQVTVIAPTGTIGLVMDCDTTGIEPDFALVKYKKLAGGGYFKIINQSVPAALKKLGYSQAEQDAIVNYCKGHATFNGAPGVNTARLKEKGFTEDVLEKLEKQLPFVFDIQFAFNKFTLGEDFLSKTLGIDPNVYNSMGFNLLETLGFSAEEITQANDYVCGTMTIENAPFIKEKDLAVFDCANKCGKYGKRFLSYQSHIRIMAAAQPFISGAISKTINLPEEATIEDVKNAYLMSWKVMIKANALYRDGSKLSQPLNSVFQLLSAVGEEEEELQTSAAPKTVTEVAEKLVYKYIAERRKLPHRRAGYTQKAMVGGHKVYLRTGEYEDGQLGEIFIDMHKEGAAFRSLMNAFAIAVSLGLQHGVPLEEFVEAFTFFKFEPNGMVSGNPHIKMSTSVIDYIFRELAITYLGRYDLAQVSPEDLRTDEVGRKAEPATKDLGGKQESSGLRVPIQVAPISMKSVLEEKPEAVAVAGGSTQPTAAQSAAATLKIIAEARTKGYTGDSCTECGSFQMVRNGACLKCISCGSTTGCS
- the gspN gene encoding type II secretion system protein GspN: MPKENELEEDFLTEEDQEIQESLLEDDGELFDEDGDEEHSKVSRKQVFTLVAIAVVSFFIFTLFIFPLNEIVRSILIKTGKETGIFMDAKEIHFPMMGRKSFDSFVASFPTGTSIKAEEVSLGISLLGLLQSRLDGDANIGYFNFEGSEWVFSAQTLDLPLRIAPLDDKITKWNGEGEIDLSGGKIKESAEIPFLGSLKGTDIRKANLVFKIRSGKLLVERGSLESSLAKFQFQGVVRLSDTLSFSQLDLKVCFTLTEKFAQERQDLVGMVALLPQEGGKTCIPIRGTFSSPKVDLPNLNQLGGSAPKAEETSIEPAPVP